The following proteins are co-located in the Candidatus Methylomirabilota bacterium genome:
- a CDS encoding RHS repeat-associated core domain-containing protein: protein RNRLVRLTGPALSASFLYDAVGRRIAKTINDVTTQFLYDGPDIAQEVVNGLATAYLRLPFVDAPVARGAGAYYLTDHLGSILGLTDAAGALTTRYVYDPFGLATAEGPASDNPLQFAGRENDGTGLLYFRARYYAPALHRFLGADLLPGLGANRYAYLGNNPLGALDPFGLETIIITGGSASSGPGGSSAGANPVNPGLTQIANRLEPREKVVAILNSGQTDEAFERACNLKKSGHPLFIIGHSWGGEKALRVARRLVADCGIGPDHVFTIDPFSAPDVKAPPGAPVTNFYQRRSWWFGGPEVEGAVANIFAPEAFHGDITRKMIVQDTIVQTIFESRGVGQPLGGRY from the coding sequence CGCAACCGCCTCGTCCGCCTGACCGGGCCCGCCCTCAGCGCGTCGTTCCTCTACGACGCGGTCGGGCGCCGCATCGCGAAGACGATCAACGACGTGACGACCCAGTTCCTCTATGATGGACCCGACATCGCCCAGGAGGTCGTCAACGGGCTTGCCACCGCGTATCTGCGCTTGCCCTTCGTCGATGCCCCCGTGGCCCGCGGCGCCGGCGCCTACTACCTCACCGACCACCTCGGCTCGATCCTCGGGCTCACCGACGCGGCCGGCGCCCTCACCACGCGCTACGTGTACGACCCCTTCGGTCTCGCGACGGCCGAGGGGCCAGCGTCCGACAACCCGCTGCAGTTCGCGGGACGTGAGAACGACGGCACCGGGCTCCTCTACTTCCGCGCGCGGTACTACGCGCCGGCGCTCCACCGCTTCCTCGGCGCGGACCTCCTGCCGGGCCTCGGCGCGAATCGGTACGCGTACTTGGGGAACAACCCGCTCGGCGCGCTCGACCCCTTCGGGCTGGAGACGATCATCATCACCGGGGGCTCGGCCTCGAGTGGCCCGGGCGGGTCGAGTGCGGGAGCCAACCCGGTGAACCCTGGTCTCACGCAGATCGCGAACCGCCTCGAGCCCCGCGAGAAGGTCGTGGCGATCCTCAACAGCGGTCAAACCGATGAGGCGTTCGAGCGGGCGTGCAATCTCAAGAAGAGCGGGCATCCGCTGTTCATCATCGGACACAGCTGGGGCGGGGAGAAGGCGCTCCGCGTTGCGCGGCGCCTCGTCGCCGACTGCGGGATCGGGCCCGACCACGTCTTCACGATCGACCCCTTCTCGGCCCCGGACGTGAAAGCGCCTCCCGGCGCTCCCGTGACCAACTTCTACCAGCGGCGAAGCTGGTGGTTTGGGGGGCCGGAGGTCGAGGGCGCAGTCGCAAACATTTTCGCTCCCGAGGCATTCCATGGAGACATCACCCGAAAGATGATCGTGCAGGACACAATCGTACAAACGATTTTTGAGAGCCGCGGTGTCGGACAGCCTCTTGGAGGGCGCTACTGA